A segment of the Ptychodera flava strain L36383 unplaced genomic scaffold, AS_Pfla_20210202 Scaffold_28__1_contigs__length_4768798_pilon, whole genome shotgun sequence genome:
GtaattgcaaatttgaatgagGCTTTAAAGACAGCGGCTTCTGATGGCCGTTCCCATTGCAATAAAAAcccacaaaaccaacagacctGGTTTCATGAACCATGTCTGAatgtaaaaaaagaaatgtacCAGAAATTGaagtatttcagaaaaaaaaacatttcagctATAGCTTTGTCGGCATATTTGGATattaaagtattttaaaaaacaCTTTTAAGAAAGCCAAAGAAGAATACCAGAAAGCAATCAGAAACCAAGTACTTGATGCAGCCTCCAATAGTTCCAAAGATTTTTGTTCCattataaacaagtcatcgttgatgacacagtccccacttattCATGGGTACTTTGACGAccagtcctcagagaggatagagtcctgttcaaaAAATGGGTCTATATATGATTAAAAATTCTgcaatacagatggggctttATGGCAAAGAATGAGTTTGTAGTACAGTAAATAATGGTTCAACTGTTGAATTGAACAAGTGTTCCAGGCAATTTATCAAAGTGTAATGTGTTTGTCTGGATGTTGTTTCTTTGCCAGTTTCAGCACAATGGTGTGTCGTGTAATTGGATCTATATCTGAAGGGGTGAAGTGCAAGGCATGGTCAAAATGTCATAAGTAGGACTACTGGTAGACCGATGCAACATAAACGTTGCTGAATAAGTCACATTATGTACCCTGTTACAGACTGTAGATCTAGACAGTAGTGCAAGTCTATGGACATGACATTCGACTTACCATTGAACTTGATGTCCATACAATATCAGGGAATGATGTGTAGTCAGAAAGGAGGAAATATTTGTTTCCATGGATGGTCATCAAGTTGGCTGCCTGGTCTTCACGCTGGCAGTTCAAAGACTGAATCCTGCCAGATGTTATTGGGAGACCACTTTTCCCAATAACTGGAGGACCCCATTTTCAGGGTCCATTATTGGAATCTGTCCGAGACCACTGGTGTTATTCTGATTTTAAGAGATCGAGTGTTGGTGTTCTGGATATTAATGTTGAATTGCCCCTGGAAGGAGTTTTAACTGAGTGGTCAGATGTTCAAGTAATAGAGCAAAACTAGTTGGAGGTAAATTTGTGTGCATTTGTAATGTTCTGTACACAAGTTTATGTCAGCTTTGAAGGGTTTAAAGCCAggattaaatttaaaaatatcagtATGCAAATTTCTTAAATGGATTGTTTTGATTGGTGAAATCTAAGTTATGTGTATACTTGTCAGTCAGTGGAAATTTTTTACCTTTTCATCCTGCCACCCCATTAATTTTCATCTCTAGACAACGAAGTTTACCATagaaaagtcattgtcaatgacatagtcccaacTTGGTTATTGAATGTTGAAACTATTGACAGCAGTGATACTGACAATACTGTGGCCTGCTTTGTCTATGTTGGGTatgtttctttaatatttgtgttgtgatttgatattttcagtctGTAAAGCAGCACCATATTCAGTTGTGTAAATATGTAATGACAAAGTGATGATCTGTAAAGTAGACAGGGTATGAAAAGTGACTTGTATTATTATGATTTGTAATGACAAGGTCTAGAATGCCTGCTAGGTTGTGTGTAGATTCTGTAATGAGCTGAtgtaaattgttgtcatgtatgagctgtgtcaatttttcattgggGTTATTCAGGTCAATGTTAAAGTCACCAGTAACAATAATTGTGTCGCAGTTGTTGTGTTTCATAATGGTTGTACATTCATTGAGCAACTGTACAAGGTTTTCCTTTACTACCATCCATGGTCTGTTTGGTGGAATGTACAGACAAACAATCAATGTTTTATCTGTTATAATAGCAACAGTTTCAATAAGACCagcaaatgtgaaattttgtttcactggTTTGGTACTGTAGATTGCACAACCATGCTGTGATGGGACtgaaaagactgtcattttgggTAGTCCGTATTGACGAGGATCTGTTACGTGTGTTTCAGTGAGACAAATTATGTCCAGATGTTGGGTGAATGGATGTGTTTTCAAGTCTAAATGATGGGATTTCAAGGATCTAATGTTGATAAGGCCAATAGCTAGGTAGTGGTGATTTGGAAATTCTGTTTCAATTGGCCATTTATACTTCAGTTGCATGGTCTGCTGTAATCTTTCCATCTCTGACAAAGCAGACTTGTTTACTTTGATCTTGGTTTCATCAAATCCTATCAGTTGTAACCCTGATCTTGATTTAACACGACTgaacattgtatacatttgccCTGGTTTGGGGGAACATGTGGAATTCATATTGCCAATCATGTATTCATATGTACTTCCTTGAGCTTTATGTACAGTCATTCCCCATGCAAGTGTCCCTGGATATTGAGTTCTTTCAACTTTGATTGAACGAGCGTTTTCCGAGTATGAAAATGTGTCAGTCACAGCAGTGATAGGTACAGAGTCAGggtatttgctttgttttttagcTTCTTTGACTGTGGCAGTTgagtcaaatttcacataaattatTCCTTTCATTGGATTACGTTGGTCAATTTCTATATGAGTAATTTCACCAGTAGCTCCATTGACAAGGCCATCTGACAGGTCTGTGTTTTTTGTATGCATATATCTGGCACCTAcagcaatttttatttcatctcgTAGACCAGCTGTCTCATGCGGACTTTTAGAAGTGACAATGACCTTTGCTCTCGATGTATGCAAGTCCTTTGTGGTGTCTTCTGCTGGAATTGTCAGCACTGTTAAACAAAGACTTTTCAGTTGTTTTTCATTATATTCCTCTACTTCtctatttgttaaaaataaagaaacacaGTTCGCTGGGAGGTGAGAGTTAGTTTCAAGACTTTTTAATTGCTCCATATCAGTTTTAGTGTGTTGACCTAATCGTAGTCTGGATAGCATATTTGCAAATTCAGGATCACTTTGCTGTCTCACAATTTCATGTAATTCATGTACTTTGAAGAGTCTCTGCCATAGAGATCCTGCCAAAATGCTGAGGTCCTTTTTGTTTGATATCTGAAATACTGGCCTATCACCAACTGGGTTTAACTGTAATAAGTCACCAACAGCCAGTATAGAAACACCACCAAATGGACTGTTGTTTTCAAAGATGTCTTGTAATATCAAATTAAGTGTTGATAATGTTTGGGCACCAACCATTGATATTTCATCAATTATTATTATCTTCAATGCTGCATATTTGGCTCTTAATGAGTTCAAAATTTGGGCAGCTGGTTTATGATATTCACTTGATTCACCATGTTTTTTGCAAGGGATATGAAATGCACTGTGTAGAGTTGTTCCACCAATGTTCACTGCTGCTTTACCTGTTGATGCTGTCAAAATTATAGTAGGTGTGTCTGGACTTTCACCCTCACGACGTAGCTGGCGAATTGCACTTTGGAAAATGGCATGAACTGCATGGCTTTTACCTACTCCTGCACCGCCAGTAAGGAAGACATAAAAGGGATCAGGTAGTGAATTGCCTAGGATACTTGATATTCTATATGAAGTGCACCATGAAAAGATAAAATCATGTATCCTTCTCTGTTGGTCATTTAGACTTTGCACTATCTTGTAATATTTTACATCAGCTAGTATCTTTGCCTGTAATGTCAGTGAACGTTTAGAATTCATTGACGTGGGAACATTGATTGGGTCAACAGAAACTTGGTCTTCATCTAGGTTTGATGGGTCTAATAAATCATACTCTGCATCATcagatatctgtctgtctctacatTGTTCAGCCTCTGGTGGTGCTACTGAATCCCATAGTTCTTCATCAATGTCATCAGGATCTGGTGCATTTTCATATGCATCTTGAACCTCATCATTACATGGTTCAAATTTCTTTATTGTATCCTGGATAGTGTCATGCACTTGTACAAACTTTGCTTCATAGCTGTTGTTAAGTTTCAGTTGTGATTCCTTTCGCCAAGGAAGGTATAAGATAAGTAATCTATGGTAATATTTTTCTGAATCCTTTTGCTTTGAGACATAATAGTATCGAATTACAATTTCCTTTTGTCGTTTATATATCCATCCAAGCCCTTGCAGGAGCTGCAACTTTGTACTTAATTTAGGCTTTGTGTTTTGTGCACTTTGTGCATCATCATGGTGGTCAAAGGTGTTATCTACAGAATCATCAAAATCAGACTTTTGTGCATATGAAGTACTGTACATTGATGCAAACTCAGCCAGAGACAGGTCATCCAACTGGTATGGCCTGGCTGCGTATTTATCTAGAATGCTTGGTACATAGACACTTTCATTATCATCATCCATTTCATCAAGTTCTGACACACTCTTTAACATTCTTGTTCTTTCTGCTTCATATCCTGTTGGTACATATTGAACtgttgtgtttgtctgtctcagTGGTAAACCTACCAACCTTGCTATTGCTTCATGTTGTGACACTTCTCGACACCGTAAAAAAGTATTGCCAATACATTTAAGTTTGTCTGTTGTAGTGTTTGCTTCTTTGACTGCATTTCTCATAAGCTCTGACATTTCCCTTTCTGGTTTACACATGTATGAAGTAATGTATGCAATGCAGGCCCAAACATCAGTTATGTACTGTATATCCATGTTGGCTCGTAGAGCCTTGAGTATGTATGGATTGTATGGATTGATACTGGTCTCTGATGGCTTTCGTTTTAAAATGACTGATGTGCGTTTTAGTGACAAAGTTAATACTGAATGATAGTCTGTTTCAGAAACATTTGCCTCTTTGAGCAACTCACTCAAAGTAATCTCTGGTTGACTTTTTTCTAAAGTTTTCATAACTTTTGTCATGATCTTTTTAGCTTCTGAAATTGCTTCCTTTGATGTGTCTTTTCTAGCAATAAGAGTTTCTGGTGATGGTGGTTTTTTAAAGTGGAATCTACATTCTAGGCCTTTTCTCTTTTTACAAGTTCTGGTATGATGGTGTGTTTGACGTGATATGACTAGGTCATGAAGTACTGGATCAGTGTCTTTGTCAGGAATAGCACATGAGATATATTTGTCTATAAATGATATGACATCTTCATCAGTATCTTTATCCAGGATTGGTGCATTTAGGACATGAACAGCAGCATGGAAATGTTCAGTGCCTCTACTTTGCATTTCCTTTCTGATATCATAATTGAGAATTTGACCAATGGGATGTATACCACTTAAGATAATGTTTCTCCATACCTTTCCAAATATATAATCAATATGTCTGGCTGCTGTTACAGGATTTCTGGCTATCCAATTGCGTTTTGTCTGCCAGGTCATTTGCTCTATCTCCTCTAATGTAAAGTGTTCACCATACTGTGTTGCAATTACTTGTACCAATTCAGGCCAATGGAAGTCAGCAGCACTGCCAGACAAGAAAAATGTGTATGGTCCAAACTGTCTTATCTTTGCAATCATGTCTTGTTGCATCTCTTTCCAATATTGGGGTGTGCCACGGATTTTTTTAAAGGATGCAAacaattcatcatttttcaacattaatCTAACATTGTCAGGATTCTTCAACTTAGCAACATTTAAATCCCCCATTCTTGTTTTTTTGAGTTGCATAGTGATGCTATTCTTTACATCAACCATTTCTGCCCAGTGTAAACACTGAAAAGTATATTCAGTACTTTCTGCAAATCGTGGGTCATTTGAAAGTAACCTTGCATTAATGTACTTTTTAACAGTGATTCTTACATCTCTTTCTTCAGTGAATGTGTTAGTTCCTGATGGAAACAGTGTCGGAAATGTCATTGCTTCCCAGTCTTTTtcataaaagacatgtgttGGTCTTTGTCCTTCCCCAGGTGCAAGGTGtaatatttgatttgttttgacatTTGGACCCTCCTTTGGGTAAAGGCATGTTGATGAATTAATAGTTTTCTTTAAACTAAGTTCCATTTTCACATGATCAGGATTATCATCATCGACTTCCTCTTCTGAATCTACTATAATATCAGCATCATGGTTTTGTAGTTTTGATAACTGCTGTGGTTGAATATTTATACTTCttgcatttgtttttattttatcatcagTGTTACTTTGCTTACATGTCATACTTGTCAATTCAGCTTCAGTGGTTGCTTTCCACAATTCTGGATTTTCCATCTGACTGTTATCAGTCCATTGACTGTTTGTAATCACATTTTTATACAATGGATTATTCTTTTTCAAGTATTCTAAAGCTTCATTAACATTGTGGGGACGTATATATTGTTTTTTCACGGAATATTTATCTGATAACCGTCGTTTTAAGCTTAAAGCTATTATTTGGGACTCTGATGTCTGTCTTGGCAAAGTTGTAGCAGTTTTCTGTATGTTAGATGGTACAAGTACAACTTGACCACGGAGACCATGTTGACCACCAGTAGGCAAAGCAACAATCTTCATGAATGGTATAATTCTGGTAATCAACTGGCTCTCTAACTGACAAAGAAATGATAACTGTTTCAGTATTGGCTCAACTTCAAGGTTATTTGCAACAGCCTGTGCAGGCATACGATTTGATTGTAGAGACCGATGGCATGTTTTACAAAGCCACAGACTGCCATTTGATTTATGGTTTCGTACACATTGTTGTACTAAATTTGTATCTGTTTGTGAATAATTCTCTACCTTATAACAAATTACTGCAGACTTATACATGAACCTATTGCAACAATTGCATGAGTATGTTGGGCCTGATCTTATAGCTTGGAAAAATTCatctaaaataatttcaaatgctGGATGACAAGTTGATGCATTGGATTGAAAGTCAAGTAATGATTTCTGTCGTTCATCATTACACATAAATCTCCTTAGTTTCTTTCTCGCCTTGTCACATTCCTGTTCGAAATGCTTTTGGTTTTCTGTTCTATTGCTTCTCTCAGTCctcattctaactttgttttgttgcttATCTTTCTCCTTGGCCAGTTCTGTTCTATTAATTCTTTCAGTCCTTATTCTAACTTTGTTTCTCTGATTATCTTTGTCCTTGGCAAGTTCTGTTCTATTAATTCTTTCAGTCctcattctaactttgttttgttgtttatctttctcCTTGGCAAGTTCTGTTCTATTAATTCTTGCACTCctcattctaactttgttttgttgtttatctttctcCTTGGCAAGTTCTGTTCTATTAATTCTTGCACTCctcattctaactttgttttgttgtttatctttctccttggcaagttctgttctattaattctttcagtcctctttctaactttgttttgttgtttatctttctccttggcaagttctgttctattgcttctttcagtcctcattctaactttgttttgttgtttatctttctccttggcaagttctgttctattaattctttcactcctcattctaactttgttttgttgtttatctttctccttggtcagttctgttctattaattctttcagttctctttctaactttgttttgttgtttatctttctccttggcaagttctgttctattaattctttcagttctctttctaactttgttttgttgtttatctatCTCCTTGGCAAGTTCTGTTCTATTAATTCTTGCACTCctcattctaactttgttttgttgtttatctttctccttggcaagttctgttctattaattctttcagtcctcattctaactttgttttgttgtttatctatCTCCTTGGCAAGTTCTGTTCTATTAATTCTTGCACTTctcattctaactttgttttgttgtttatctgtCTCTTTGGCAAGTTCTGTTTTGTGTCTTCGCTCTTTATGTTTTCTAAGTCTGTCCATTTGCTTTTCTTTACCTGCttcttttttgaattttctgtCCTTCAACTTTCTGATTCTATCCTGTTCTTTGGTGTTCTCTCTGTCTAATTCTGATCTGCCTTGTCTGATGACACTCATCCTTGTCCTTGCATTCTGTTTTCTCAACTGCTGCTTTTCCCTTTTCGATAGTTTTCTTTGGGTACATGTTGTCTTTTGACTTAGCATATGTTGATCTTGGAGCACTTTTTGTGatgtaaagtagttttgaaggGTGTTTGATTTATGATCTCTGATCTGTGTGACAACTTGGTAATGATTGGCATTGCAGTGTTGCAAATAGATTGATTTTTTCTCAACACCAATATGAGGGTCAACCATTTGGCCAGAATACTTCAGCCAGCGTTTGTCAATCAtgtatgtgtaaatgtttgtattCAGAAAATGGGATGTGGCAACAATTTCTACTTCACTAGCATATTTGCCAAGCTTGGCAATCTCACTTTGTAGCAAATATTGTTCAATAGTTTGTCCTTGAGTTCGTAGtatcttttcaaatttgaatttattcCCTTTCAAATGTTCAACTATCTTTAATCTTATCAGAccatgatatttttcatttccagCAACTAAATATGAGATAGCTCTGAAAAAGCAATTACCATCACCAATCAGATCTTTCGTCAATGGAACTCCCAGTGGAAAACCTTGGCCTTGAAAATGAACAGCATACTTCGGTGGAGTGATCTGAAATAATGATGCTTTTGCAGTTTGCCATGTGAAATCAGTTGGGTTGTAGGTGTACTTTGATGTTACAGTTTCAGAAGTGATATGGCAATAGTCATCATCAGTTACTGAGGTAGTGATCCTTGTTTCAGTTTCTACTTTTGGGGTTGAAGGTTGACaggtttttatgaattttgtaggTTCTCTCTCTTCTAGAGTACTCTTACGCTTATTGCTTTTCAAATCATCTGAGTTGATATGAGATGGGAATGCTGAAGTATTAATACTACATTCATCAGGCAAGTCATAGAAATTGTGACATGTGTTTTGTGGTGTGTAGAGTAACACGGGGTGATTTCAAATTGTACAGTTTTAAGGGCTTTTCTGTCAATGCACAAACTAAATGTTGTAGATGTTTACAAAGGTCAGCAATCGAATCAACAGTAACTAAAACTGCATGGCCATCAGAATGTGCGTACCCTTTATCATTTCTACTGTGGGAATCAAACACATGGAATTGACCATTCATTTTAAATAACGCCATCCCATATTGCTCAATAATCAGAATTGCTTGTGAAGAAATTTCAAAGGCAGTTTGGAGTGCATTGTCTAATTTGTGTACAATGTTATCAGGGCTGACAGAATCACCAAGGTATCCAAACAGGGAAAAGCATGGATTGCAAGTGAAATACTGACATTTCAGTCTGAAGTTAACATTCAAATCTGTTACCTGTAAATACGGGCATGAATCTTTACTGTTTCTGTTGGGTATACTTTATCATACAATGCTTTGCCCATATCAAGGATTGAATCAATAACTGCACTGTTCCAGTCTGGCATTCCAAGAATCTGAGAGTAAGCCAATGCTACCAGACTGTTAGTCATACATGTGCTGGTGCCAGTTGCACTTAATAAATACTTAAAGGAACCTTGATGGAAATTACCTGTAATTACTCTCTTGGTGGGATATGAAAGTACTGTGGTTGGAAAGACAGGACCTGGATTTGTTTCAATGTCACCACCTAACATGAGAAGCTGCTTCAAATAATGGTTAcataaataaatttgaatgaTCCAGCTCAGAGAAAAGTACATGAATCTGGCCATTTTAAATTCCTGTTTGAAGTGTACACTATGGAAACCACCTATTGCAAGTCGGTACTGTTGCAGAGAGATGTCCATAATACTTGGTTTATTGGACTCACAAAATGAGATATCCCTTTGAAGTTTGGTGCTGAAAGtatcacacaaaaaaatgttTGCGTAATTGAGGTGGTTAGAATAGGAAGTGTTCAACAGTGTAACAGGTTTATGAATCTACAAATTGAGAAAAGGTTTGTTTAGCAAAGTATCTTTAAATATACTTTGGAAACTAAATTGTTTCAAAGCCagtagtttttgtttcaaattagtACAATTTCTTGTAACTTCAAAGGGCAATATTCTGCTACCAATAGTTCGCTATTGTAGAAGTCCACTGATTAGTATGCCGTTTAACTACAGTATATCAGTTATGTTCAAGTTCTGTAAGTCATGTTCAAGTTCTGTAAATAGGTATTGTCTTTGTGATTCTAGTATCAGCTTCTGTATTGAATATTCCTGTAAGTATTCTGTATTGTGGTTCTATAATGGCCTATGTTAAGGCCAGCAGCTAGGATGGTTATGCTTTCCAACCTCTGCTAAATTCCCAAACACACACTTCGAGTGGGAGTACTCCGCACGAGTATATATCAGGTATGTTCAAGGTCTGTATATGATATCGTATTTGTGCTTCTAGTATTAGATTCCGTATTGAATATTCCTGtaagtattttgtattttggttcTATGATGGCCTATATTCAGGCCAGCAGCTAGGATGGTTATGCGTTCCAACCTCTGCTCAATTCCCAAATTGGGAGTACTCCGCACGAGTACCGTTAGTGACCCAGGCACTAACAAACTTCTTCTTTCGTAtctgaaaaagaaatgaaaagggATTATTTCAGACATGAACATGAACATCACTGGTGTACATATTTAACACATGGCTTGTCACAcataattcatgaaaattagaaTACTGGATATAATTCATTAACAACTGTGATTTGTAAATGGTTCATTGGCATTGCTTACGTTGTGAACACTTTTAGTACATGTATTGTGAATTACAAAACTTCTCATCTGTCTGAGAGATGCTTTGAGGTATCAGAGACACCATCGGATTGAACTCATGTTACCAAATgttacaataaaaatacaaattattgccACACCATAACTTCTTCCTTTGAAGTGATCTTTATACaattaaaatcaaatcaaattatttaTTATGAACAATTAACATATGCGAGAAAAGACTCTGTACTATAATTCATTCAGAAAATGCCCTCAGAGGTGATAAGGCAGCATCAAGTGGACTTCAGTCAATTTTCTGTATACCAACTTCTATGTGATCTTAAGAACATACAAGTGCTAGCaaacttcaaaattttagtatatcactaactgtatttcgtcatttttgttcacaaaactgAAGGTAGATTTAGAATCGCCACTAAAGCACGCATACTTTACATTGTGTTCTAGCGTGGCGCGAGGCCATAGCCGGGAACATGCACACAACATGAGATGCACACATCGTACGTTGGGCTACCCACTGCGGGACGAACGTATGCCTGAATGTttcgtattccgcgaagcatatgtTCTACCTGATAGCGCTTTCGgccggttgctagtgacgacagcgaacattgtatcaatttattttcaatagaatatcgatcgaaatctgctggcGTACGGGTTCATGTGTCGAGGTCAAATCATTAATATGTCCACATAACCCCTATATATTGACTTAGATagcataaaatcaacgtatcagttggtttcttgtacttagattgaatcgtcgacacttttttacagttttggcgaTGCGTTCACATTTTGGCGCTCTTTGCAAGTTTCGCGCCATTGTGAGCTGAATATGACCTGCGAGTGAGcacgacaacaatgtatcaatttccgataaaaggatatcgatcgataacgttcactgcacgattacagtggagagtctgcgcccgttcgcctccgttctgtgttatttttcaaatttactggaatttcCATCGttgattttcgccaaaatttggtataaattacaacaacatgacATGCATTTGGTCTGTACATCTTACGAGACGCGTACTGATAaaaatgcgtcaatttaagGCCCGTGTTCTGCATAATACACGCCGTCAGCTCGCCAAATcattgacggcaacagtatatttcagtgatc
Coding sequences within it:
- the LOC139126948 gene encoding uncharacterized protein → MRSARINRTELAKEKDKQQNKVRMRTERINRTELAKDKDNQRNKVRIRTERINRTELAKEKDKQQNKVRMRTERSNRTENQKHFEQECDKARKKLRRFMCNDERQKSLLDFQSNASTCHPAFEIILDEFFQAIRSGPTYSCNCCNRFMYKSAVICYKVENYSQTDTNLVQQCVRNHKSNGSLWLCKTCHRSLQSNRMPAQAVANNLEVEPILKQLSFLCQLESQLITRIIPFMKIVALPTGGQHGLRGQVVLVPSNIQKTATTLPRQTSESQIIALSLKRRLSDKYSVKKQYIRPHNVNEALEYLKKNNPLYKNVITNSQWTDNSQMENPELWKATTEAELTSMTCKQSNTDDKIKTNARSINIQPQQLSKLQNHDADIIVDSEEEVDDDNPDHVKMELSLKKTINSSTCLYPKEGPNVKTNQILHLAPGEGQRPTHVFYEKDWEAMTFPTLFPSGTNTFTEERDVRITVKKYINARLLSNDPRFAESTEYTFQCLHWAEMVDVKNSITMQLKKTRMGDLNVAKLKNPDNVRLMLKNDELFASFKKIRGTPQYWKEMQQDMIAKIRQFGPYTFFLSGSAADFHWPELVQVIATQYGEHFTLEEIEQMTWQTKRNWIARNPVTAARHIDYIFGKVWRNIILSGIHPIGQILNYDIRKEMQSRGTEHFHAAVHVLNAPILDKDTDEDVISFIDKYISCAIPDKDTDPVLHDLVISRQTHHHTRTCKKRKGLECRFHFKKPPSPETLIARKDTSKEAISEAKKIMTKVMKTLEKSQPEITLSELLKEANVSETDYHSVLTLSLKRTSVILKRKPSETSINPYNPYILKALRANMDIQYITDVWACIAYITSYMCKPEREMSELMRNAVKEANTTTDKLKCIGNTFLRCREVSQHEAIARLVGLPLRQTNTTVQYVPTGYEAERTRMLKSVSELDEMDDDNESVYVPSILDKYAARPYQLDDLSLAEFASMYSTSYAQKSDFDDSVDNTFDHHDDAQSAQNTKPKLSTKLQLLQGLGWIYKRQKEIVIRYYYVSKQKDSEKYYHRLLILYLPWRKESQLKLNNSYEAKFVQVHDTIQDTIKKFEPCNDEVQDAYENAPDPDDIDEELWDSVAPPEAEQCRDRQISDDAEYDLLDPSNLDEDQVSVDPINVPTSMNSKRSLTLQAKILADVKYYKIVQSLNDQQRRIHDFIFSWCTSYRISSILGNSLPDPFYVFLTGGAGVGKSHAVHAIFQSAIRQLRREGESPDTPTIILTASTGKAAVNIGGTTLHSAFHIPCKKHGESSEYHKPAAQILNSLRAKYAALKIIIIDEISMVGAQTLSTLNLILQDIFENNSPFGGVSILAVGDLLQLNPVGDRPVFQISNKKDLSILAGSLWQRLFKVHELHEIVRQQSDPEFANMLSRLRLGQHTKTDMEQLKSLETNSHLPANCVSLFLTNREVEEYNEKQLKSLCLTVLTIPAEDTTKDLHTSRAKVIVTSKSPHETAGLRDEIKIAVGARYMHTKNTDLSDGLVNGATGEITHIEIDQRNPMKGIIYVKFDSTATVKEAKKQSKYPDSVPITAVTDTFSYSENARSIKVERTQYPGTLAWGMTVHKAQGSTYEYMIGNMNSTCSPKPGQMYTMFSRVKSRSGLQLIGFDETKIKVNKSALSEMERLQQTMQLKYKWPIETEFPNHHYLAIGLINIRSLKSHHLDLKTHPFTQHLDIICLTETHVTDPRQYGLPKMTVFSVPSQHGCAIYSTKPVKQNFTFAGLIETVAIITDKTLIVCLYIPPNRPWMVVKENLVQLLNECTTIMKHNNCDTIIVTGDFNIDLNNPNEKLTQLIHDNNLHQLITESTHNLAGILDLVITNHNNTSHFSYPVYFTDHHFVITYLHN